In a genomic window of Stakelama saccharophila:
- the purL gene encoding phosphoribosylformylglycinamidine synthase subunit PurL has product MTETSPAITPEIVAEHGFSPEEYARVLNAMGREPNLTELGIFSVMWSEHCSYKSSRIHLKKLPTTGPQVICGPGENAGVIDIGDGQAAIFKMESHNHPSYIEPYQGAATGVGGILRDVFTMGARPVANLNALRFGRPDHPKMRHLIAGVVHGIGGYGNCVGVPTVGGEVNFHSAYDGNILVNAMTVGVADTDKIFYSAASGVGNPIVYVGSKTGRDGIHGATMASADFGEDSEEKRPTVQVGDPFTEKLLIEACLELMASDAIVAIQDMGAAGLTSSSVEMASKGGVGIELVMDDVPQREAGMTPYEMMLSESQERMLMVLKPGREAEAEAIFRKWELDFAVIGRVTDTGRMILKWQGDTVADIPLAPLADDAPLYDRPHVATVVPTMPEVPESSDIKADLLTLMGSPDIASRRWIWEQYDHMVGADTVQRPGGDAAVVRVHDTQKALAMTTDCTPRYCFADPVEGGRQAVAEAWRNLCAVGAKPLAITNCLNFANPQRPEIMGQFVGCLAGMGEACTALDFPVVSGNVSLYNESKAPKEDGGGGGSAILPTPAIGGVGLLRDWGKSCTIGFKNAGDAILVIGDRMGHLGQSLWLREVHGREEGPPPPVDLNAERRAGDLIRTAIEQDWVTACHDVSDGGLAVTVAEMVLASNIGAMITEAQPFGVAGSFFGEDQGVYVVTVRDEFAADFMEAAEKADVVVDLLGRTIKDRIVFELEDADAVVTIDELRAAHEGFFPKLMGEDAALA; this is encoded by the coding sequence ATGACCGAGACCAGCCCCGCCATCACGCCCGAGATCGTCGCCGAGCACGGTTTCTCCCCGGAGGAATATGCACGCGTCCTAAACGCCATGGGGCGCGAGCCGAACCTGACCGAACTGGGCATCTTTTCGGTGATGTGGTCGGAGCATTGTTCGTACAAGTCGAGCCGCATCCACTTGAAAAAGCTCCCGACGACCGGACCACAGGTCATTTGCGGGCCGGGCGAGAATGCGGGCGTGATCGATATCGGCGACGGCCAGGCGGCGATCTTCAAGATGGAGAGCCACAACCATCCCAGCTATATCGAGCCCTATCAGGGCGCGGCGACCGGCGTGGGCGGCATCCTGCGCGACGTGTTCACGATGGGCGCGCGGCCGGTGGCGAACCTGAACGCGCTGCGTTTCGGCCGACCCGATCATCCCAAGATGCGCCACCTGATCGCCGGCGTCGTCCACGGCATCGGCGGCTACGGCAATTGCGTCGGCGTGCCGACCGTCGGCGGCGAGGTGAATTTCCACTCCGCTTATGACGGCAACATCCTGGTCAACGCGATGACGGTGGGCGTCGCCGATACGGACAAGATCTTCTATTCGGCGGCCTCGGGCGTCGGCAATCCGATCGTCTATGTCGGGTCGAAGACCGGCCGCGACGGCATTCACGGTGCGACCATGGCCTCGGCCGATTTCGGTGAGGACAGTGAGGAAAAGCGCCCCACCGTGCAGGTCGGCGACCCGTTCACCGAAAAGCTGCTGATCGAGGCGTGCCTCGAACTGATGGCCTCGGACGCGATCGTCGCGATTCAGGACATGGGCGCGGCCGGCCTCACCTCCTCGAGCGTGGAGATGGCGTCGAAGGGCGGGGTCGGCATCGAACTGGTGATGGACGATGTGCCGCAGCGCGAAGCGGGCATGACGCCCTATGAGATGATGCTATCGGAGAGCCAGGAGCGTATGCTGATGGTGCTGAAGCCCGGCCGCGAGGCCGAGGCGGAGGCGATCTTCCGCAAATGGGAACTCGATTTCGCCGTCATCGGGCGCGTCACCGATACCGGGCGCATGATCCTGAAATGGCAGGGCGACACCGTCGCCGACATTCCGCTGGCGCCGCTTGCCGACGACGCACCGCTTTACGACCGTCCGCACGTGGCAACGGTGGTGCCGACGATGCCGGAGGTGCCCGAATCGAGCGATATCAAGGCCGATCTGCTGACGCTGATGGGATCGCCCGACATCGCTTCGCGGCGTTGGATCTGGGAGCAATACGACCATATGGTCGGCGCCGACACGGTGCAGCGCCCCGGTGGCGACGCAGCGGTGGTGCGCGTGCACGATACGCAAAAGGCGCTGGCGATGACGACGGACTGCACGCCGCGCTATTGCTTCGCCGACCCGGTGGAGGGTGGCCGGCAGGCGGTGGCGGAAGCCTGGCGCAACCTGTGCGCGGTGGGTGCAAAGCCGCTCGCCATCACCAACTGCCTGAACTTCGCGAACCCGCAGCGGCCCGAGATCATGGGCCAGTTCGTCGGCTGCCTGGCGGGCATGGGCGAGGCATGCACCGCGCTCGACTTCCCCGTCGTGTCGGGCAACGTCTCGCTCTACAACGAGTCGAAGGCGCCAAAGGAAGATGGCGGCGGCGGCGGATCGGCGATCCTCCCTACTCCCGCGATCGGCGGCGTCGGGCTGCTGCGCGACTGGGGCAAGTCGTGCACCATCGGGTTCAAGAATGCCGGCGACGCGATCCTCGTCATCGGTGACCGGATGGGCCATCTGGGCCAGTCGCTGTGGCTGCGCGAGGTGCATGGCCGCGAGGAAGGGCCGCCGCCGCCGGTCGACCTCAATGCCGAACGCCGCGCCGGCGACCTGATCCGCACCGCGATCGAACAGGACTGGGTTACCGCCTGTCACGACGTGTCGGACGGCGGCCTGGCCGTCACGGTCGCGGAAATGGTGCTGGCCTCGAACATCGGCGCGATGATCACCGAGGCGCAGCCCTTCGGCGTCGCGGGTTCCTTCTTCGGCGAGGATCAGGGCGTCTATGTCGTGACGGTGCGGGACGAATTCGCCGCCGACTTCATGGAAGCGGCGGAGAAGGCGGATGTCGTCGTCGATCTGCTGGGCCGGACGATCAAGGACCGGATCGTGTTCGAGCTGGAGGATGCCGACGCGGTCGTGACGATCGACGAGCTGCGTGCGGCGCACGAAGGCTTCTTCCCCAAGCTGATGGGCGAGGATGCGGCGCTGGCCTGA
- the argS gene encoding arginine--tRNA ligase, with the protein MTLYARFAAHLDAVLDQLAADGVLPDGVERRNVTVEPPRDPSHGDLATNAAMVLARPAGTNPRALAEQVAAGLAKLDEVESVAVAGPGFINLTLTDATWREELRAITDEGDGYGKSGMGRDVTVNVEYVSANPTGPMHMGHCRGAVVGDALANLLEFAGHKVIREYYVNDAGGQVDVLARSAHLRYREALGEDIGAIPDGFYPGDYLKPVGRHLAGEYGDAYVGRPEAEWLALFRAEAVAAMLKMIKADLALLGIHHDVFASEAELQKAGKPEAAEKWLRERDLVYDGLLEAPKGETPEDWEPVELPLFRSTKFGDDQDRPIRKSNGSWTYFGADLAYHYQKAQEADQLIDIWGADHAGTVKRIVAAVAALTEGKTRFDVKLIQMVRLLRGGEPVKMSKRAGNFVTLADVVNEVGKDVVRFTMLTRKADAQMDFDFARVVEASKDNPVFYVQYAHARIASLKRKAAAENIAADRADLSLLDTAELALVKRAAQFPRTVEGAAAAREPHRIAFFLYDLAAEFHALWNMGNDDPARRFVRSDDPARTAARLFLADAIGQIIRNGLGIMGVEAVEEMH; encoded by the coding sequence ATGACGCTCTACGCCCGTTTCGCTGCCCATCTCGATGCCGTGCTCGACCAGCTCGCCGCCGACGGTGTGCTGCCCGACGGCGTCGAGCGACGCAACGTGACGGTGGAGCCGCCGCGCGATCCGAGCCACGGCGACCTCGCCACCAATGCCGCGATGGTGCTGGCCAGGCCGGCCGGAACCAACCCGCGCGCGCTCGCGGAGCAGGTCGCGGCCGGGCTGGCAAAGCTGGACGAGGTCGAATCGGTCGCGGTCGCCGGGCCGGGCTTCATCAACCTGACGCTGACCGACGCGACGTGGCGCGAGGAACTGCGCGCGATCACCGACGAAGGCGATGGTTACGGCAAGTCCGGCATGGGCAGGGACGTCACCGTCAACGTCGAATATGTCTCGGCCAACCCCACGGGGCCGATGCACATGGGCCATTGCCGCGGCGCGGTGGTGGGCGACGCGCTTGCCAACCTGCTGGAATTCGCCGGTCACAAGGTGATCCGGGAATATTATGTCAACGACGCCGGCGGCCAGGTCGACGTGCTCGCGCGTTCGGCGCACCTTCGCTACCGCGAGGCGCTGGGCGAGGATATCGGCGCGATCCCCGACGGCTTCTATCCCGGCGATTATCTGAAGCCCGTCGGCCGCCACCTCGCCGGCGAATATGGCGACGCCTATGTCGGCAGGCCCGAGGCGGAGTGGCTCGCTTTGTTCCGGGCCGAGGCGGTCGCCGCCATGCTCAAGATGATCAAGGCCGATCTGGCGCTCCTCGGCATTCATCACGACGTCTTCGCGAGCGAGGCCGAGCTGCAGAAGGCCGGCAAGCCCGAGGCGGCGGAGAAATGGCTGCGCGAACGCGACCTCGTTTATGACGGCCTGCTCGAAGCGCCGAAGGGCGAGACGCCCGAGGACTGGGAGCCGGTCGAGCTGCCGCTGTTCCGCTCGACGAAGTTCGGCGACGACCAGGACCGGCCGATCCGGAAGTCCAACGGAAGCTGGACCTATTTCGGCGCCGACCTCGCTTACCATTACCAGAAGGCGCAGGAAGCCGATCAGTTGATCGACATCTGGGGCGCCGATCATGCCGGGACGGTCAAGCGGATCGTCGCCGCCGTCGCCGCCCTGACCGAAGGCAAAACGCGCTTCGACGTGAAGCTGATCCAGATGGTGCGGCTGCTGCGCGGCGGCGAACCGGTGAAGATGTCGAAGCGCGCGGGCAATTTCGTCACGCTCGCCGATGTCGTGAACGAGGTCGGCAAGGACGTCGTGCGCTTCACCATGCTGACGCGCAAGGCCGACGCGCAGATGGATTTCGACTTCGCCAGGGTGGTAGAGGCGTCGAAGGACAATCCGGTCTTCTATGTCCAGTATGCGCACGCCCGGATCGCCTCGCTGAAGCGCAAGGCGGCGGCGGAGAATATCGCGGCCGATCGTGCCGACCTGTCCCTTCTTGATACAGCGGAACTGGCGCTGGTGAAGCGCGCCGCACAGTTCCCGCGCACGGTGGAGGGCGCGGCGGCTGCACGCGAACCGCACAGAATCGCGTTTTTTCTCTATGACCTGGCGGCCGAATTTCACGCGCTGTGGAATATGGGCAACGACGATCCGGCCCGTCGGTTCGTGCGGTCCGACGACCCGGCACGGACTGCCGCGCGCCTTTTCTTGGCGGACGCGATCGGGCAGATAATCCGCAACGGTCTCGGCATCATGGGGGTGGAGGCCGTCGAGGAGATGCACTGA
- a CDS encoding SPOR domain-containing protein — MTDTGADGDHDLREEDRLPWLESVAEERDEGPSALRVAALVALGLVVIAALVFGYLMYQRSRGGHGSGQLIQAQEGSYKVRPEESGGMKVAGEGDTRFVTSEGGAARGALDVDALPEQPVDGRRVAEPQAPAGKGEKTVVAAVPGDSKNLERAPKAPSRSSTAGTAPGGGGSVIQLGSFPSEARANRAWKQFSERFKYLADLGSSVQKAEVDGNTVYRLRVNAGSAGQAKQLCGKLKVAGEACYIPAQ; from the coding sequence ATGACCGACACCGGCGCCGACGGTGATCACGACCTTCGCGAGGAGGATCGGCTGCCCTGGCTGGAAAGCGTGGCGGAAGAGCGCGACGAGGGACCCTCGGCCTTGCGCGTCGCGGCGCTGGTGGCACTCGGCCTGGTCGTCATCGCCGCGCTCGTCTTCGGCTATCTCATGTACCAGCGCAGCCGCGGCGGCCATGGCAGCGGCCAGCTGATCCAGGCGCAGGAGGGCAGCTACAAGGTGCGGCCCGAAGAAAGCGGCGGCATGAAGGTGGCGGGAGAGGGCGATACGCGCTTCGTCACCAGTGAAGGCGGCGCGGCCCGCGGTGCGCTGGACGTCGACGCCCTGCCGGAACAGCCCGTCGACGGCCGCCGCGTGGCCGAACCGCAGGCGCCCGCCGGCAAGGGGGAAAAGACGGTCGTGGCCGCGGTGCCCGGCGATAGCAAGAACCTGGAACGCGCCCCGAAAGCACCGTCCCGGTCATCGACCGCGGGCACCGCACCGGGCGGCGGCGGATCGGTGATCCAGCTCGGTTCCTTCCCCAGCGAGGCGCGCGCGAACCGGGCGTGGAAGCAGTTTTCCGAGCGCTTCAAATATCTCGCCGACCTCGGCTCGTCGGTGCAGAAGGCCGAAGTGGACGGCAATACCGTTTACCGGCTGCGGGTGAATGCCGGCAGTGCCGGACAGGCGAAGCAGTTGTGCGGCAAGCTGAAGGTCGCCGGCGAGGCATGCTATATCCCGGCGCAGTGA
- the nagZ gene encoding beta-N-acetylhexosaminidase produces MKPVIYGLSGLQLTADERAFFREADPVGYILFRRNVADRAQLRALTDDLRALSGRDDLPILIDQEGGRVARMQPPEWPAFPAGPAFDALYEKAPASAIQAAFLNGHALGMMLAEVGITVDCLPLLDVRRAETTPAVAERVYGADPMRVAALGRAMLDGLRRGGVVGVVKHMPGHGRAQVDSHYELPVVTAGEDELASDIEPFRTLASAPMGMTAHVVYQAWDTDRPATLSPTVIERIIRGRIGFDGLLMTDDIDMKALTGSAGEKAAAAIAAGCDVVLDCWARMDEMTDIAERTGTLSSGGRDRLDRAMSGLAEARREADLADLIARRDELLAITAD; encoded by the coding sequence ATGAAGCCCGTTATCTACGGCCTGTCCGGCCTCCAACTGACCGCCGACGAACGCGCCTTCTTTCGGGAGGCCGATCCCGTCGGCTACATCCTGTTCCGGCGCAACGTGGCGGACCGCGCGCAGCTTCGCGCGCTGACGGACGATCTGCGCGCCCTGTCGGGCCGTGACGACCTGCCGATTTTGATTGATCAGGAGGGTGGACGCGTGGCGCGCATGCAGCCGCCGGAATGGCCCGCTTTTCCCGCCGGACCCGCTTTCGATGCGCTGTACGAGAAGGCCCCCGCCTCGGCGATCCAGGCCGCCTTTCTGAACGGACACGCGCTGGGTATGATGCTGGCGGAGGTGGGGATCACGGTCGATTGCCTCCCGCTGCTGGACGTGCGCCGGGCGGAGACCACGCCGGCCGTGGCGGAACGCGTATATGGTGCCGATCCGATGCGGGTGGCGGCGCTCGGCCGCGCGATGCTGGACGGTCTGCGTCGCGGCGGCGTCGTGGGGGTGGTGAAGCACATGCCCGGCCACGGCCGTGCGCAGGTCGACAGCCATTACGAGCTTCCCGTCGTGACCGCGGGCGAGGACGAACTGGCGTCGGACATCGAACCGTTCCGCACGCTCGCATCGGCGCCGATGGGGATGACGGCGCATGTCGTCTACCAGGCATGGGACACGGACCGGCCGGCCACCCTGTCGCCGACCGTGATCGAGCGCATCATTCGCGGCCGCATCGGCTTTGACGGCCTGCTGATGACCGACGACATCGACATGAAGGCGCTGACGGGGTCCGCCGGCGAAAAGGCGGCGGCGGCGATCGCGGCCGGCTGTGACGTGGTTCTGGACTGCTGGGCGCGCATGGACGAGATGACGGACATCGCCGAACGGACCGGAACGCTCTCTTCCGGCGGCCGCGATCGCCTCGACCGGGCGATGTCCGGCTTGGCAGAGGCGCGCCGGGAGGCCGATCTTGCCGACCTGATCGCCCGCCGCGACGAATTGCTGGCCATTACCGCGGACTGA
- a CDS encoding energy transducer TonB, translating to MGRYQGSAAAGRVRGAVLSIVLSALLGYGLIAGLNVSLPQVTSRALDVFRVSPPPPPPPENPPAQPRPKPDPRPEGAASPPNIHSRRTEVTAPEPEIRLDTESLVTVAPEPGAGKDATAGNADVRGPGTGSGGQGEGTGSGGSGSGAGAGGGTPPRQIGGRLRTADLPQPVIDAGIGGTVEVLFTIHRDGSVSDCGIRRSSGSRALDVTTCRLIEQRYRFTPARDAAGRPIESKMIKRERWIIE from the coding sequence ATGGGCAGGTATCAGGGATCGGCGGCGGCAGGCAGGGTGCGCGGCGCCGTGCTGTCGATCGTGCTGTCCGCCCTGCTCGGCTACGGCCTGATCGCGGGGCTGAACGTTTCGCTTCCCCAGGTGACCAGCCGCGCGCTCGACGTCTTCCGCGTGTCGCCGCCACCGCCACCGCCGCCGGAAAACCCGCCGGCACAGCCCAGGCCGAAACCCGATCCCCGGCCCGAAGGCGCGGCGTCGCCGCCCAACATCCATTCGAGGCGCACCGAGGTGACCGCGCCGGAGCCGGAGATACGGCTCGATACCGAAAGCCTCGTGACGGTCGCGCCGGAACCCGGTGCCGGCAAGGACGCGACCGCCGGCAATGCCGATGTGCGCGGACCGGGGACGGGAAGCGGCGGACAGGGCGAAGGCACCGGCAGCGGCGGATCGGGCAGCGGCGCCGGCGCCGGGGGCGGGACGCCGCCGCGCCAGATCGGCGGCAGGCTGCGCACGGCCGACCTGCCGCAACCGGTGATCGACGCAGGGATCGGCGGCACGGTCGAGGTGTTGTTCACCATTCACCGCGACGGCAGCGTCAGCGATTGCGGCATCCGCCGGTCGAGCGGATCGCGCGCGCTCGACGTGACGACCTGCCGCCTGATCGAGCAGCGCTACCGCTTCACGCCCGCGCGCGATGCGGCGGGCCGTCCGATCGAATCGAAGATGATCAAGCGCGAACGGTGGATCATCGAATAG
- a CDS encoding segregation and condensation protein A, translated as MDEQTDEAGHLTLDIDGWEGPLDLLLALARSQKVDLREISILQLVEQYLRYVAEAQTLRLELAADYLVMAAWLAFLKSGLLLPRDPEVEPSPEELALRLQLRLERLHAMREAGARLMARDRLGRDVFARGRPEGLRTVRQTKWQAEIYDLIAAYGRVSARTRPVMHVVARRPVMTLETAIARVEAMLGERIDWSTIESFLPAGAEPGFRKSALASSFVAALELARQGKLDLRQKSTFAPLYVKAAR; from the coding sequence ATGGACGAACAAACGGACGAAGCCGGTCACCTGACGCTGGACATAGACGGCTGGGAAGGGCCGCTCGACCTGTTGCTGGCGCTGGCGCGGTCGCAGAAGGTGGACCTCCGCGAAATCTCCATTCTGCAGCTCGTCGAGCAGTATCTGCGCTATGTCGCGGAGGCGCAGACGCTTCGCCTCGAACTGGCGGCCGATTATCTGGTGATGGCGGCCTGGCTCGCCTTTCTGAAGTCCGGCCTGTTGCTGCCGCGCGATCCGGAGGTCGAGCCGAGCCCGGAGGAATTGGCGCTGCGCCTGCAATTGCGGCTGGAGCGGCTGCACGCGATGCGCGAAGCGGGCGCGCGGCTGATGGCGCGCGACCGGCTGGGCCGCGACGTATTCGCGCGCGGGCGCCCGGAAGGGCTGCGCACCGTGCGCCAGACGAAATGGCAGGCCGAAATCTATGATCTGATCGCCGCTTACGGCCGGGTCAGCGCGCGCACGCGACCGGTGATGCACGTCGTCGCCCGCCGGCCGGTGATGACGCTGGAAACGGCCATCGCGCGGGTGGAGGCGATGCTGGGCGAACGCATCGACTGGTCGACGATCGAGAGCTTCCTGCCCGCCGGCGCGGAGCCGGGCTTTCGCAAATCGGCGCTGGCCTCCAGCTTCGTCGCGGCGCTGGAACTGGCGCGGCAGGGCAAGCTGGACCTGCGGCAGAAATCGACCTTCGCCCCGCTTTACGTGAAGGCCGCGCGGTGA
- the scpB gene encoding SMC-Scp complex subunit ScpB: MTPPDDLMRAVEAVLFAAEAPLTVHEIRAHLGDAEVRPALDALSDHYAERGVRLVRRGERWHFETAGDLAHLLRRDREEPRKLSRAGTETLAIIAYHEPVTRAEIEAIRGVQISKGTLDVLLETGWIRPAGRREVPGRPLTYVTTQGFLDHFGLASRRDLPGIDDLRAAGLLDPVDLALDRAESGDEPDRDGVEKESS; this comes from the coding sequence GTGACGCCGCCCGATGACCTGATGCGCGCGGTGGAGGCGGTGTTGTTCGCGGCCGAAGCGCCGCTCACCGTCCACGAGATCAGGGCGCATCTGGGCGATGCCGAGGTGCGTCCGGCGCTCGACGCGCTCAGCGATCACTATGCCGAACGCGGCGTTCGCCTGGTGCGTCGGGGCGAGCGCTGGCATTTCGAAACGGCGGGCGATCTCGCCCACTTGTTGCGCCGCGACCGGGAGGAGCCGCGCAAGCTGTCGCGGGCGGGAACCGAGACGCTGGCCATCATCGCCTATCACGAGCCGGTCACGCGCGCCGAGATCGAGGCGATCCGCGGCGTGCAGATCTCGAAGGGAACGCTCGACGTGCTGCTGGAGACGGGCTGGATTCGTCCCGCCGGGCGGCGCGAAGTGCCGGGCCGGCCGCTCACTTATGTGACGACGCAAGGCTTTCTCGACCATTTCGGCCTGGCGAGCCGGCGCGATCTGCCGGGGATCGACGATCTTCGCGCCGCCGGACTGCTCGATCCCGTCGATCTCGCGCTGGACCGGGCCGAGTCCGGGGACGAGCCCGATCGGGACGGGGTAGAGAAGGAATCCTCGTGA
- a CDS encoding twin-arginine translocase TatA/TatE family subunit, whose product MGSFSLVHWLVLAIVAVLLLGGGRFSNLMGDVAQGIKNFKKGMADDEEEQKKEPSRIDAKPVADPDASYDREARREER is encoded by the coding sequence ATGGGTAGCTTCAGCCTTGTACACTGGCTGGTTCTGGCGATCGTGGCGGTGCTTCTGCTCGGCGGCGGGCGCTTTTCCAACCTGATGGGCGACGTCGCGCAGGGTATCAAGAACTTCAAGAAGGGCATGGCCGACGACGAGGAAGAGCAGAAAAAGGAACCGTCCCGCATCGATGCGAAGCCGGTTGCCGATCCCGATGCCAGCTACGACCGAGAGGCGCGCCGCGAAGAACGTTGA
- the tatB gene encoding Sec-independent protein translocase protein TatB, translated as MLDIAPTELLLVAFVAIIIIGPKDLPKAMRVAGYWVGRARGVARQFRQGFDNIVREAELAEMEKKWKEENERIMREHPPESLLTAESNGSAASVSGGGDTARAPDDAAGQESDGGQAAARAPGADTPSDTSDAPAPDAPASDGRAPGDGSDAAR; from the coding sequence ATGCTCGACATTGCCCCGACCGAATTGCTGCTGGTCGCTTTCGTGGCGATCATCATCATCGGTCCCAAGGATTTGCCGAAGGCGATGCGCGTGGCCGGCTATTGGGTCGGTCGCGCCCGCGGCGTCGCGCGCCAGTTCCGCCAGGGCTTCGACAACATCGTGCGCGAGGCCGAACTCGCGGAGATGGAGAAGAAGTGGAAGGAAGAAAATGAGCGGATCATGCGCGAACATCCGCCCGAATCGCTTCTGACCGCCGAATCGAACGGATCCGCTGCTTCCGTCTCCGGCGGCGGCGATACCGCGCGGGCGCCGGACGACGCCGCGGGACAGGAATCGGACGGCGGGCAAGCGGCCGCACGCGCGCCGGGCGCCGACACGCCTTCCGATACCTCCGATGCCCCGGCCCCCGATGCCCCGGCTTCGGACGGGCGCGCTCCGGGTGACGGGAGCGACGCCGCCCGATGA
- the tatC gene encoding twin-arginine translocase subunit TatC, which produces MSDEDYDIDESQAPLLDHLIELRRRLLYCIAALLLTFIASYAFAEQIFAFLVQPLVHAGQEQIIFTQIFEAFFVRIKVAFFAALMLSFPVIANQLWQFVAPGLYRREKRALLPFLLATPLLFLLGAAMAYYIAVPVALHFLLSYQGNFGGIDQKALPSVGNYLDFIMQFLFAFGIAFLLPVLLMLLERAGIVTRAQLKSARRYAIVGAFAISAVLTPPDVGSQLLLALPLVGLYELGIIGIWFTEKRRRVEAERTNSA; this is translated from the coding sequence ATGAGCGATGAGGATTACGACATCGACGAAAGCCAGGCGCCGCTTCTCGACCACCTGATCGAACTCAGGCGGCGGCTGCTTTACTGTATCGCGGCGTTGCTGCTCACCTTCATCGCCAGCTACGCCTTTGCCGAGCAGATCTTCGCCTTCCTCGTTCAGCCCCTGGTGCATGCCGGCCAGGAACAGATTATCTTCACGCAGATTTTCGAGGCGTTCTTCGTGCGGATCAAGGTGGCCTTCTTCGCCGCCCTCATGCTGTCCTTTCCGGTGATCGCCAATCAGTTGTGGCAGTTCGTGGCGCCCGGCCTCTATCGGCGGGAGAAGCGCGCGCTGCTGCCCTTCCTGCTCGCCACGCCGCTGTTGTTCCTGCTGGGCGCGGCCATGGCCTATTACATCGCGGTGCCGGTCGCGTTGCATTTCCTGCTCAGCTATCAGGGCAATTTCGGCGGGATCGACCAGAAGGCGTTGCCGTCGGTCGGCAATTACCTCGATTTCATCATGCAGTTCCTGTTCGCATTCGGCATCGCCTTCCTGCTGCCGGTATTGCTGATGCTGCTGGAACGGGCCGGGATCGTTACCAGGGCACAGCTCAAGAGCGCGCGCCGTTACGCGATCGTGGGCGCTTTCGCCATTTCGGCCGTGCTCACGCCGCCCGATGTCGGCTCGCAGCTTCTGCTCGCCCTGCCGCTGGTGGGTCTGTACGAACTGGGCATCATCGGTATCTGGTTTACCGAGAAGCGGCGCCGGGTCGAGGCGGAACGCACGAACAGCGCCTGA
- a CDS encoding entericidin A/B family lipoprotein, with the protein MRKIIGIAFVASAILVSACNTVEGVGRDVQSAGDTVADTANDAK; encoded by the coding sequence ATGCGTAAGATTATCGGAATTGCGTTCGTCGCCTCGGCGATCCTGGTGAGCGCGTGCAACACCGTCGAAGGTGTGGGCCGTGATGTCCAGTCGGCCGGCGACACCGTCGCGGACACGGCGAACGACGCGAAATAA